From one Candidatus Hydrogenedentota bacterium genomic stretch:
- a CDS encoding LUD domain-containing protein produces MTTTRQQNLNDAILKAIAEPKQSNALYNCMKRGRDKRTERLLTLPGGTAFRDEVRAIKDRCIDKQEELLERFVASAQARGCHVFIAKDAKAANDYCVQVALKHEAKTVSKSKSLTTEETEVNHDLQAAGLSVVETDLGELIIQLVDERPFHLVFPSVHKMRDDVAAIFAKATGKPVEATIESIMPVVRAYLRPIFLNTDIGMTGANVGVAENGAICIETNEGNGRLVSAIGKVHIAVMGMEKIVETMDDALGMVLAHPVSASGQLPTTYVTWMAGRNPIGADGQPRESHIVILDNGRRRMAKDHLMRENLRCIRCGACMNVCPTYGVVGGHAFGHIYPGPMGIPWTAEVHGQDIAADFADLCISCGLCKEICPTQIDMPMAIAKVKHEDHKKNPQSITNELLMAAETAAKLGCAFAPLSNWSLRNPVFRWVMEKAVGIDRRRELPPFARKTLRKRWTSRLNPATAKRKVAYFHDIYANYNAPELGMKALRRLEALGCAVVLPEQQASGYPYIGYGDLDRAQDAAIYNVSRLAEYVEQGYDIVATEPTAAYCLRVSYPKLLPHNPKAKLVAKASHEYFAYLMMIEGDTVTNELEGRTYGFHCSCHQRPLGMGSEAMAWVKKHGGSIELIETGTCCGMGGTFGLKHGPLGYELSNAVGKPLFAAFKEKSVEAIVTESSVCAIHLKEGTGLPTWHPLELL; encoded by the coding sequence ATGACCACAACGCGCCAGCAGAACCTGAACGACGCCATTCTCAAGGCCATCGCGGAACCGAAACAGTCCAACGCCCTCTACAACTGCATGAAGCGCGGCCGGGACAAACGCACCGAGCGCCTCCTCACCCTGCCCGGCGGCACCGCCTTCCGCGATGAAGTGCGCGCCATCAAAGACCGCTGCATCGACAAGCAGGAAGAGCTGCTGGAGCGCTTCGTCGCCTCGGCCCAGGCACGGGGTTGCCACGTCTTCATCGCGAAAGACGCCAAGGCCGCCAACGACTACTGCGTCCAAGTCGCGCTGAAGCACGAAGCGAAAACGGTCTCGAAATCGAAATCCCTCACCACCGAAGAGACCGAGGTGAATCACGATCTTCAGGCCGCGGGACTCAGCGTCGTGGAGACGGATCTCGGCGAGCTCATCATCCAGTTGGTCGACGAGCGCCCCTTCCACCTCGTCTTTCCCTCGGTCCACAAGATGCGCGACGACGTCGCCGCGATCTTCGCGAAAGCCACCGGCAAGCCCGTCGAGGCCACCATCGAGTCCATCATGCCCGTGGTGCGCGCCTACCTGCGCCCCATCTTCCTCAACACCGACATCGGCATGACCGGGGCCAACGTGGGCGTCGCGGAAAACGGTGCCATCTGCATCGAGACCAACGAGGGCAACGGACGCCTCGTCTCCGCCATCGGCAAGGTTCACATCGCCGTCATGGGCATGGAGAAGATCGTCGAGACCATGGACGACGCCCTCGGCATGGTGCTGGCCCACCCCGTGAGCGCATCGGGCCAATTGCCCACGACCTACGTCACCTGGATGGCCGGCCGCAACCCCATCGGGGCCGACGGACAGCCCCGCGAGTCCCACATCGTCATTCTGGATAACGGCCGCCGCCGCATGGCCAAAGATCACCTCATGCGCGAGAACCTCCGATGCATCCGTTGCGGCGCCTGCATGAACGTCTGCCCCACCTACGGCGTCGTCGGCGGACACGCCTTCGGCCACATCTACCCCGGCCCCATGGGCATCCCCTGGACCGCCGAGGTCCATGGGCAGGACATCGCGGCGGACTTCGCCGATCTCTGCATCTCCTGCGGGCTCTGCAAGGAAATCTGCCCCACCCAGATCGACATGCCCATGGCCATCGCCAAGGTGAAGCACGAAGACCACAAGAAGAACCCCCAGTCCATCACCAACGAACTCCTCATGGCCGCCGAGACCGCAGCGAAGCTCGGCTGCGCCTTCGCGCCCCTGTCCAACTGGAGCCTCCGCAACCCCGTCTTCCGCTGGGTCATGGAAAAGGCTGTGGGTATCGACCGCCGCCGCGAATTGCCGCCCTTCGCCCGAAAGACCCTGCGCAAGCGCTGGACCAGCAGGCTGAACCCCGCCACGGCCAAGCGCAAGGTCGCCTATTTCCACGACATCTACGCGAACTACAACGCGCCCGAACTCGGCATGAAGGCCCTGCGCCGTCTGGAGGCGCTCGGCTGCGCCGTCGTGCTCCCCGAGCAGCAGGCCAGCGGCTACCCCTACATCGGCTACGGCGATCTCGACCGCGCCCAGGACGCCGCGATCTACAACGTGTCCCGCCTCGCAGAATATGTCGAACAGGGCTACGACATCGTCGCCACCGAGCCCACCGCGGCCTATTGCCTCCGCGTGTCCTACCCCAAGCTGCTGCCCCACAACCCCAAGGCCAAACTTGTCGCCAAAGCCAGCCACGAATACTTCGCCTACCTCATGATGATCGAAGGGGACACCGTGACCAACGAATTGGAAGGCCGCACCTACGGCTTCCACTGCTCCTGTCACCAGCGGCCCCTCGGCATGGGCAGCGAAGCCATGGCCTGGGTCAAGAAACACGGCGGAAGCATCGAGCTCATCGAAACCGGCACCTGCTGCGGCATGGGTGGCACCTTCGGCCTGAAGCATGGTCCCCTCGGCTACGAACTCTCCAACGCCGTCGGAAAACCCCTCTTCGCCGCCTTCAAAGAAAAAAGCGTCGAAGCCATCGTGACCGAATCCTCCGTCTGCGCTATCCACCTCAAAGAAGGCACCGGACTGCCCACCTGGCATCCCCTGGAATT
- a CDS encoding lactate utilization protein: MSITLAQTFKTAFEAVSGHAHIVQNDAEAAAKIAEIVQAAGAGRIAFAELPEAFIDAAAAHCGAMEVLRPPYASATAIAEIDQVHVGITGANFGIAETGTLAEVVFDDASRLCSSLPRTHIGVVRARDLVPTLRGSADRMNQLYAAHPENIMISYISGPSRTGDIEMILTLGVHGPEYAHAILILGDDA; this comes from the coding sequence ATGTCCATCACCCTCGCCCAGACCTTCAAGACCGCCTTCGAGGCCGTCTCGGGCCATGCCCATATCGTTCAGAACGACGCCGAGGCCGCCGCGAAGATCGCGGAGATCGTCCAGGCCGCCGGTGCGGGCCGAATCGCCTTTGCGGAGCTCCCGGAGGCCTTTATCGACGCTGCCGCAGCCCACTGCGGCGCCATGGAGGTCCTGCGCCCGCCCTATGCCTCCGCCACGGCCATCGCCGAGATCGATCAGGTCCATGTGGGCATCACCGGCGCCAACTTCGGCATCGCGGAAACCGGCACCCTCGCGGAAGTCGTCTTTGACGACGCCAGCCGCCTTTGCTCCTCGCTGCCGCGCACCCACATCGGCGTGGTGCGCGCCCGCGATCTCGTGCCCACACTGCGTGGCTCGGCCGACCGCATGAACCAGCTCTACGCCGCCCACCCGGAAAACATCATGATCAGCTATATCTCTGGGCCCAGCCGCACGGGCGATATTGAAATGATTCTCACCCTCGGCGTTCACGGCCCGGAATACGCCCACGCCATCCTGATTCTCGGAGACGACGCATGA
- a CDS encoding dihydrodipicolinate synthase family protein, producing MKSISGLIAATFTPMHADGTLNLDLVPAIVDRMVQYKLGGLYVNGSTGEGPLLTTAERKTTAEAYVKAADGRIPVIVQVGHASNWEARGLAEHAAAIGADAVSALPPIYFKPDSLDKLTACLREIAMGAPGLPFYYYHIPTVTNVSFDVRLLLRAVADQIPSFAGVKFSSHLLHEFQGCVSQADGRFQMFLGVDDLCVTGHSLGASGAVGTTYSFMAPLFQKALAAYDAGNTSEAIALQVEAGRIVTLVLEYKGMAGLKAMMRLLGLDCGPCRLPLHTLSDAECASLRVALEKIDFFEKWAMQ from the coding sequence ATGAAGTCCATCTCCGGTCTTATCGCCGCCACCTTCACGCCCATGCATGCCGATGGCACCTTGAACCTGGACCTCGTTCCCGCCATCGTCGATCGCATGGTCCAGTACAAGCTGGGCGGTCTCTACGTCAACGGCAGTACCGGCGAAGGCCCCCTGCTGACCACCGCCGAGCGCAAGACCACCGCCGAGGCCTACGTCAAGGCCGCCGACGGGCGCATCCCGGTTATCGTGCAGGTGGGGCATGCGAGCAACTGGGAAGCCCGGGGCCTCGCGGAGCACGCCGCCGCCATTGGTGCCGATGCCGTGAGTGCGCTGCCGCCCATCTACTTCAAGCCGGACAGTCTGGATAAACTGACGGCGTGCCTCAGAGAAATTGCTATGGGTGCGCCGGGATTACCCTTCTACTACTACCACATTCCCACGGTAACCAACGTCAGCTTCGACGTGCGCTTGCTGCTGCGGGCCGTGGCGGATCAGATTCCGTCCTTCGCCGGCGTAAAGTTCAGCAGCCACCTCCTCCACGAATTTCAAGGCTGTGTCAGTCAGGCTGACGGCCGGTTTCAGATGTTCCTCGGTGTGGACGATCTCTGCGTCACCGGTCACAGTCTGGGGGCCAGCGGCGCCGTCGGCACGACCTACAGCTTCATGGCGCCCCTCTTCCAGAAGGCCCTCGCGGCTTACGACGCAGGGAACACCAGCGAGGCCATCGCCCTCCAGGTAGAAGCCGGACGGATCGTTACGCTGGTTCTCGAGTACAAAGGTATGGCGGGTCTGAAGGCCATGATGAGATTGCTCGGACTCGATTGCGGCCCCTGTCGCCTGCCGCTCCACACCCTCAGCGATGCAGAGTGCGCGTCACTGCGCGTGGCCCTGGAAAAAATCGATTTCTTCGAGAAATGGGCGATGCAATGA
- a CDS encoding enoyl-CoA hydratase produces MTDHILITTADAVTTLQLNRPEKKNALTVAMYQALADGLAAAEADPSVRVAVIRGTDGCFTGGNDLMDFMQHPPTGEDSSVGQFLKAIATFGKPLVAIADGVAIGVGTTLLLHCDLVYLGASARLKLPFVNLGLCPEAASSLLLPRLVGTAKASELLLLGREFNASEAVSMGLANAKFESADLVDGAMAVVRQLAAQPPEAVRVSKALIRGRDRDAVAEVMRVEFEQFTARLMSPEAAEAFQAFAEKRAPDYSKFN; encoded by the coding sequence ATGACCGATCACATTCTCATCACTACAGCCGACGCCGTTACCACGCTCCAGCTCAATCGCCCGGAGAAGAAGAACGCCCTCACCGTCGCGATGTATCAGGCGCTGGCGGATGGCCTCGCGGCGGCCGAGGCGGATCCTTCCGTACGCGTCGCCGTCATTCGCGGCACCGATGGCTGTTTTACGGGCGGTAACGACCTGATGGACTTCATGCAGCATCCCCCCACGGGTGAAGATTCTTCCGTGGGCCAGTTTCTCAAGGCGATCGCCACTTTTGGCAAGCCGCTCGTGGCCATTGCGGATGGCGTGGCGATCGGCGTGGGGACCACGCTGCTGCTTCACTGCGACCTGGTTTATCTGGGCGCCAGTGCCCGCCTGAAGCTGCCTTTCGTGAATCTGGGGCTGTGTCCCGAAGCCGCGTCGAGCCTGCTCCTGCCCCGTCTGGTGGGTACCGCGAAGGCGTCGGAGCTCCTGCTGCTCGGGCGCGAATTCAACGCCTCCGAGGCGGTGAGCATGGGGCTCGCCAATGCTAAGTTCGAATCTGCGGACCTGGTGGACGGCGCGATGGCCGTCGTGCGCCAACTGGCCGCTCAGCCGCCCGAAGCCGTGCGCGTATCCAAAGCGCTGATTCGCGGGCGGGATCGAGATGCCGTAGCCGAGGTGATGCGCGTGGAGTTTGAGCAGTTTACGGCCCGCCTCATGTCGCCCGAAGCGGCCGAGGCCTTCCAGGCTTTTGCCGAGAAACGGGCGCCCGATTATTCCAAGTTCAACTAA
- a CDS encoding HEAT repeat domain-containing protein — protein sequence MQFRRPFSGACGRLVILLLLIAGLVTNGGAPAQESSAPAAAAVSEGELRQLVHQLGVEDSSLRTEAHQKLITLRAEAASALAACVGDSGETVEARRAAAHLLGGCGAQADVAVPALAAVMGDTSVNIEIRRAAVYAAGVMGPAARDAVSALGGILADAEEDSRIRTKAAASLGLIGEGARPALSALLTAVGDPAAVLRTQSVLSLGKIGVSASEAAPVLIRALDDGEPDVRAGAAEALGGLIDGPGVAAALIGALDDGESQVQLAALQALSKAVPTSPETIDAVIALLEASDASVRGAAAEALGGLDPKPLSAVPALIAALADREPLVKFSAAVALGSFGRDGAAAIPALSQALLAKDDRNESQIVEPDIVAALRLVGADMAAVIPPLAEALEGGTEDARGRAERALGAIGAEALPALADGLVSENEATRRAATSALNTIEFPLAVEPRLSGEQAWELKRHYEISLFDLERQAYVNPTFKARFEQAVAWLGPLSKAPTTKAAAARDAHTKDRPALGWVLPGAGLLLVGLVAAVSRYLRTKKRAKG from the coding sequence ATGCAGTTTAGAAGGCCCTTTTCCGGCGCGTGTGGGCGGCTTGTCATACTCCTACTCCTCATTGCCGGGCTAGTGACGAATGGAGGCGCGCCGGCGCAGGAGTCCTCGGCCCCGGCGGCGGCGGCCGTGAGCGAGGGAGAGCTTCGTCAGCTCGTGCATCAGCTTGGCGTGGAGGATAGCAGCCTTCGCACGGAGGCGCATCAGAAGCTCATTACCCTTCGCGCGGAGGCGGCGTCGGCGCTGGCGGCGTGTGTCGGGGATTCCGGAGAGACGGTCGAAGCGCGGCGCGCGGCGGCCCATCTCCTCGGCGGTTGCGGAGCGCAGGCGGATGTTGCGGTTCCGGCGCTGGCGGCGGTGATGGGCGACACGTCGGTGAATATCGAAATCCGGCGCGCGGCGGTGTATGCCGCCGGTGTGATGGGTCCTGCGGCGCGCGACGCGGTATCGGCCCTGGGCGGAATTCTGGCGGACGCGGAGGAGGATTCGCGGATCCGCACCAAAGCCGCCGCGTCGCTGGGCTTGATCGGGGAAGGGGCACGGCCCGCCCTTTCCGCGCTTCTCACGGCGGTCGGTGATCCTGCTGCGGTGCTGAGAACCCAATCCGTGCTGTCCCTCGGGAAAATCGGCGTGTCGGCGTCGGAGGCGGCCCCGGTACTTATTCGTGCCCTGGACGACGGTGAACCCGATGTGCGTGCGGGTGCGGCAGAGGCGCTTGGCGGCTTGATCGATGGCCCCGGGGTCGCGGCGGCGCTGATTGGCGCGCTGGACGACGGCGAATCGCAGGTCCAACTGGCGGCGCTCCAGGCCCTGTCGAAAGCCGTGCCGACGTCGCCGGAGACAATCGATGCGGTGATTGCGCTTCTGGAAGCCTCCGACGCGTCCGTCCGGGGTGCGGCGGCCGAGGCCCTCGGGGGGCTTGATCCCAAACCGCTGAGTGCCGTTCCCGCGCTGATCGCGGCGCTGGCGGATCGGGAACCGCTGGTGAAGTTCAGTGCCGCCGTAGCCCTGGGTTCCTTCGGGAGGGACGGCGCGGCGGCAATACCCGCGCTATCCCAGGCACTCCTGGCGAAGGACGACCGGAATGAGAGCCAGATTGTTGAACCGGATATCGTGGCGGCGCTCCGGTTGGTCGGGGCCGACATGGCGGCAGTAATCCCTCCGCTCGCCGAGGCGCTCGAAGGGGGAACGGAAGATGCCCGGGGCCGGGCGGAGCGGGCGTTGGGCGCGATAGGTGCGGAAGCCCTGCCGGCGCTTGCGGATGGGCTGGTGAGCGAAAATGAAGCCACACGCCGCGCCGCCACATCGGCGCTCAACACCATAGAATTTCCGCTTGCGGTCGAGCCCCGTCTAAGCGGCGAACAGGCGTGGGAACTGAAGCGGCACTATGAAATTTCGCTCTTTGATCTCGAGCGCCAGGCCTACGTGAATCCGACCTTCAAGGCGCGGTTTGAGCAGGCGGTGGCCTGGCTTGGGCCGCTGAGCAAAGCTCCGACGACGAAAGCGGCCGCGGCAAGAGACGCCCATACCAAGGATCGACCGGCGCTGGGTTGGGTGTTGCCGGGCGCGGGCCTGCTGTTGGTGGGGCTGGTGGCGGCCGTGTCGCGATACCTGCGCACGAAAAAACGCGCAAAGGGCTGA
- a CDS encoding exo-alpha-sialidase: protein MIFSFLLLVSAFAIPSLALAAPPVPDAVTVFTRESNDAYEAIRIPAIVQSKSGTLLAFAEGRVLDSDHGENDIILRRSNDDGKTWSDTQVVAESGKDSLNDPCALALHEPDRVLLVYHRYPQGYHGRAMDHAKRVEPGYDGPANSQSFIIQSDDDGATWSPPRDITRTLRQPDVIAVGSPGNFIQLQQGPHAGRIVLPLYENMPLGEGDKLHNLRAAFSDDLGGTWQLGERISYENITGWGTEAQIAECAEGKLILSARLQDGGAERILSESRDGGQTWSSARLESALRTPPCMSSIVSRVNSGGEVTLFHTLPNTIDERKNGTLFRSADGGKTWMQDQIIYPGGFAYSALVVLKDGRLGCLYERDDYKSLSYVVLNVE, encoded by the coding sequence ATGATCTTTAGTTTCCTCTTGCTCGTGTCCGCGTTCGCAATCCCATCCCTCGCTCTCGCCGCGCCACCAGTCCCAGACGCCGTCACCGTATTCACCCGCGAATCCAACGACGCCTACGAGGCCATCCGCATCCCCGCCATTGTCCAGTCGAAAAGTGGCACCCTCCTCGCCTTCGCCGAGGGTCGCGTGCTGGACAGCGATCACGGCGAGAACGATATCATCCTCCGTCGCAGCAATGATGACGGCAAAACCTGGAGCGACACGCAGGTCGTCGCGGAATCCGGGAAAGATTCCCTGAACGATCCCTGCGCCCTCGCGCTTCATGAACCCGATCGCGTCCTCCTGGTCTACCATCGCTATCCCCAGGGTTACCACGGCCGCGCCATGGATCACGCAAAGCGTGTCGAGCCGGGCTACGACGGCCCTGCGAACAGCCAGTCCTTTATCATCCAGTCCGACGACGACGGCGCAACCTGGTCCCCGCCTCGTGATATCACCCGCACATTGCGCCAGCCCGACGTGATCGCCGTGGGCAGTCCAGGAAACTTCATCCAACTCCAGCAGGGGCCCCACGCGGGCCGCATCGTGCTTCCCCTCTACGAGAACATGCCCCTCGGCGAAGGAGACAAGCTCCACAATCTCCGCGCGGCCTTCAGCGATGATCTTGGAGGCACCTGGCAGCTCGGCGAGCGCATTTCCTACGAAAACATCACCGGCTGGGGCACCGAAGCGCAGATCGCCGAGTGTGCCGAGGGCAAGCTGATCCTGTCCGCCCGACTACAGGACGGCGGTGCAGAGCGCATCCTCTCCGAAAGCCGAGACGGCGGCCAGACCTGGTCGTCCGCCCGCCTCGAATCCGCGCTGCGGACCCCGCCCTGCATGAGCAGTATCGTCTCGCGCGTGAACAGCGGGGGAGAGGTAACACTCTTCCACACCCTGCCCAACACAATCGATGAACGAAAAAATGGCACACTCTTCCGCAGCGCGGACGGCGGGAAGACCTGGATGCAAGACCAGATCATCTACCCCGGCGGCTTCGCCTACAGCGCCCTCGTCGTGCTCAAAGATGGCCGCCTCGGTTGCCTCTACGAGCGCGACGACTACAAGAGCCTGAGTTATGTTGTATTGAATGTGGAGTAG
- a CDS encoding SGNH/GDSL hydrolase family protein — translation MLAVRFPFLAIVAAFTVLASTVFAADPKEVEKLDPNFAVKDPAADIQWFDALQLGLEGQGWTENAHPYDRLPAKAEKLAPPAVWSLSHHSAGLAVRFVSDSPEISARWSVRSENLAMPHMPATGVSGLDLYAKDGARWRWLAQGRPSQQMDNVAKLVGGAPAGMHEYMIFLPLYNGTEKLEIGVKPGTTLAKAPARADERPILFYGTSITHGGCASRPGMAYPAIVGQRLDRKHINLGFSGNGKMEPEMASLIAEIDASAFVLDCLPNMTPEQVAERVAPTVKTLRAAHPDTPIVLVENIIYQSSWFFEGDAGHVAKNVELKKVYEQLLAEGVAGLTYVPCDNLLGADGLATVDGTHPTDLGFLRQADVLAPLLARLLTD, via the coding sequence ATGCTCGCAGTTCGTTTTCCGTTCCTCGCAATAGTCGCCGCGTTTACTGTTCTTGCTTCGACAGTTTTCGCCGCCGACCCGAAAGAAGTGGAGAAGCTGGATCCAAATTTTGCGGTAAAAGACCCCGCCGCGGACATCCAGTGGTTTGATGCGCTGCAACTGGGCCTTGAGGGCCAGGGCTGGACCGAGAATGCCCACCCCTACGACCGCCTCCCCGCGAAGGCCGAGAAGCTGGCCCCGCCCGCCGTCTGGTCCCTGTCTCACCACTCCGCCGGACTCGCCGTTCGCTTTGTCAGCGATTCGCCGGAAATCTCCGCGCGCTGGTCCGTGCGAAGCGAAAACCTCGCCATGCCCCACATGCCCGCCACCGGCGTAAGCGGGCTGGACCTCTATGCAAAGGATGGCGCGCGCTGGCGCTGGCTCGCCCAGGGGCGTCCAAGCCAGCAGATGGACAACGTGGCGAAGCTTGTGGGTGGTGCGCCGGCGGGCATGCACGAGTACATGATATTCCTGCCGCTCTACAACGGCACGGAGAAGCTCGAAATCGGCGTGAAGCCCGGCACGACCCTCGCCAAGGCGCCCGCTCGGGCCGATGAGCGCCCGATCCTGTTCTACGGCACTTCGATTACCCACGGCGGCTGCGCGTCCAGGCCCGGCATGGCCTACCCGGCTATCGTGGGCCAGCGCCTTGACCGAAAGCACATCAACCTGGGTTTCTCCGGCAATGGGAAGATGGAGCCCGAGATGGCCTCGCTTATCGCCGAGATCGACGCCAGTGCCTTTGTCCTCGACTGCTTGCCCAACATGACCCCCGAGCAGGTGGCGGAGCGCGTCGCGCCGACGGTAAAGACGCTGCGCGCGGCGCACCCGGATACGCCCATCGTTCTCGTGGAGAATATCATCTACCAGAGCAGTTGGTTCTTTGAGGGAGACGCAGGACACGTGGCAAAGAACGTGGAACTGAAGAAAGTCTACGAGCAGCTCTTGGCCGAGGGCGTTGCGGGCCTGACGTATGTCCCCTGCGACAACCTGCTCGGCGCCGATGGCCTCGCCACCGTAGATGGCACCCATCCGACCGACCTCGGTTTCCTCCGCCAGGCCGATGTGCTGGCGCCGCTCCTTGCAAGGTTGTTGACGGACTGA
- a CDS encoding GntR family transcriptional regulator: MNALTSQAVYEQLLKKVTTGEYPPGMRLSDQALADEMEVGAPAIHDAVRRLIEDGLVEQITGEGAFVREFSGKDLIKLYAFREQMEVLAAREAADNIQAHQKRNLLSLCDTLAELSAALEKLDPAAPDRKLIHEWHAQDTAFHEAIIEAADNEWLRHAAHATRLLAHITRCKPRDKMPQDPALTVEEHREIAKAIADGNAYTAGEAMATHVQRAMNAQLSFLEGRV; encoded by the coding sequence ATGAACGCCCTCACTTCCCAAGCCGTCTACGAGCAGCTCCTCAAGAAAGTCACTACGGGGGAATACCCGCCCGGCATGCGCCTGAGCGATCAGGCCCTGGCGGATGAGATGGAGGTGGGCGCGCCCGCGATTCACGATGCCGTGCGCCGCCTCATCGAAGACGGCCTGGTGGAGCAGATCACGGGGGAGGGGGCCTTTGTCCGCGAGTTCAGCGGGAAGGATCTCATCAAACTCTATGCCTTCCGCGAGCAGATGGAAGTGCTGGCGGCGCGGGAAGCGGCGGACAACATTCAGGCGCACCAGAAGCGCAATCTGCTGTCCCTCTGCGACACCCTGGCCGAACTTTCCGCCGCGCTGGAGAAGCTGGACCCCGCCGCGCCGGATCGCAAGCTCATCCACGAGTGGCACGCCCAGGATACGGCCTTTCACGAGGCGATCATCGAAGCGGCGGACAACGAGTGGCTGCGCCACGCCGCCCACGCCACACGCTTGCTCGCCCACATCACCCGCTGCAAGCCCCGCGACAAAATGCCCCAGGATCCGGCGCTCACGGTGGAGGAGCATCGCGAAATCGCCAAGGCCATCGCCGACGGCAACGCCTACACGGCGGGCGAGGCCATGGCGACTCACGTACAGCGCGCGATGAATGCGCAGTTGTCGTTTCTGGAGGGGCGCGTCTAG
- the ptsP gene encoding phosphoenolpyruvate--protein phosphotransferase has translation MATTTATAEMQFSGLAISEGVVYAQAVVLHPVTHQSVPWFRISKSGATREKARVIEAMAEAARQLTELIDTVELRVGRAQANIFVAQRMMLEDPTLHIEIMQAIDEEHLNAEAAIAKCLDRYEKLLQEVDNEYMSERASDIGELRRRLLDIMIAENGPPARSEKRSLSNDFHIIVAADLTPGETVNLNTEKTLGFVTAHGGAASHAAILARAMGIPSISGIQHIHNMINTGDYILMDGDTGDIFLNPSPETLSLYPTARRVSAQRARKVEAVAGFPVLANIGLTDDLEVLEQVGAEGIGLYRTEFEILASGRLLDEETQYVRYATVVEAMAGKPVFMRLLDLGGDKDAPFLSLTREENPCLGFRGARLLLGRPDLLVPHARALARASCHGPIHVTYPMIVDVEQFLVLRERIRHAIADIEGHHLIHGVMFEVPSACLLADELMEVAAFGSIGTNDLIQYIFAIDRNNERVAGDYDPDKPVFWKIIGQIAEAARRHGRPLSVCGEIGGQPRYLPKLIELGIRSVSVSPRQIGLARATARKYL, from the coding sequence ATGGCAACGACAACCGCCACAGCGGAAATGCAGTTTTCCGGCCTGGCCATCAGCGAGGGCGTGGTATACGCCCAGGCGGTTGTTCTTCATCCCGTCACCCACCAGTCCGTGCCCTGGTTCCGCATTTCCAAGAGCGGCGCCACGCGGGAGAAGGCGCGGGTGATCGAGGCCATGGCGGAGGCGGCGCGGCAACTCACGGAACTCATCGATACGGTGGAACTGCGCGTGGGGCGGGCCCAGGCCAATATATTTGTGGCGCAGCGCATGATGCTGGAAGATCCAACACTCCACATTGAGATCATGCAGGCCATCGATGAGGAGCACCTCAATGCGGAGGCCGCCATAGCCAAGTGCCTCGACCGCTATGAAAAGTTGCTCCAGGAGGTGGATAACGAATACATGAGCGAGCGCGCCTCGGACATCGGCGAGTTGCGCCGCCGACTGCTGGATATCATGATCGCGGAGAATGGCCCCCCCGCGCGCTCGGAGAAGCGCAGCCTGTCCAACGACTTTCACATCATTGTGGCGGCCGACCTGACGCCGGGCGAGACGGTGAACTTAAACACGGAGAAGACGCTGGGCTTTGTCACCGCCCACGGTGGAGCGGCCTCCCATGCGGCGATCCTGGCCCGCGCCATGGGTATTCCTTCGATCAGCGGGATCCAGCATATCCATAATATGATCAATACCGGCGACTACATCCTGATGGATGGCGACACGGGCGATATCTTTCTCAATCCGTCCCCGGAGACCCTTTCCCTCTACCCGACGGCCCGGCGTGTCTCCGCGCAACGCGCCCGCAAAGTCGAGGCCGTGGCGGGCTTCCCGGTGCTGGCGAACATCGGGCTTACGGACGATTTGGAAGTGCTGGAGCAGGTGGGCGCCGAGGGCATCGGACTCTATCGTACCGAGTTCGAGATTCTGGCCTCGGGCCGACTGCTCGACGAGGAAACCCAATACGTCCGCTATGCCACGGTGGTGGAGGCGATGGCGGGCAAGCCGGTCTTCATGCGTCTGCTCGATCTTGGCGGAGACAAAGACGCCCCGTTCCTGTCCCTCACGCGGGAGGAAAACCCCTGTCTGGGCTTTCGCGGCGCACGCTTGTTGCTGGGCCGTCCCGACCTGCTCGTGCCCCACGCGCGCGCGCTGGCCCGGGCCTCGTGCCATGGCCCCATCCATGTGACCTATCCCATGATCGTGGACGTGGAACAGTTTCTCGTGTTGCGGGAGCGCATCCGACATGCGATTGCGGACATCGAGGGCCACCACCTGATTCACGGGGTCATGTTCGAGGTGCCCTCGGCGTGCCTGCTGGCGGATGAGCTGATGGAAGTCGCCGCCTTTGGTTCCATCGGCACGAACGACCTGATCCAGTACATCTTCGCAATTGATCGGAACAATGAGCGGGTTGCGGGGGACTACGACCCGGACAAGCCGGTTTTCTGGAAGATAATCGGCCAGATTGCCGAGGCCGCGCGCCGACATGGAAGACCTCTTTCCGTCTGCGGCGAGATCGGCGGCCAACCCCGCTACCTGCCCAAACTGATCGAGCTTGGAATCCGGTCGGTCTCGGTCAGTCCGCGCCAGATCGGTCTGGCTCGGGCCACCGCGCGGAAGTACCTGTAG